One Sporomusaceae bacterium ACPt DNA window includes the following coding sequences:
- the adhR gene encoding HTH-type transcriptional regulator AdhR, translated as MLISEVSEKYGLTQDTLRYYERIGLIPPVKRKPNGIREYDDYSCGWIEFIHCMRKAGIPVETLVEYVQLYQQGPGTKEARKELLLEEYRRLDERIAELQAIKERLACKIENYDHLEDSVESIELAK; from the coding sequence ATGTTAATTTCAGAAGTAAGTGAAAAATACGGTTTGACGCAGGATACACTGCGATATTACGAAAGAATTGGCCTTATTCCGCCGGTTAAACGCAAACCAAATGGGATTCGTGAATATGACGACTACAGCTGTGGATGGATTGAATTTATTCATTGTATGCGAAAAGCGGGTATCCCAGTAGAAACTCTTGTTGAATATGTTCAGCTTTATCAGCAGGGACCAGGTACAAAAGAGGCTAGAAAGGAACTTTTACTAGAAGAATATCGTCGTTTGGATGAGCGCATTGCAGAATTGCAGGCAATAAAAGAACGCTTGGCATGTAAAATTGAAAATTACGATCATCTTGAGGATTCTGTAGAAAGTATTGAATTGGCTAAATGA